In the genome of Streptomyces fagopyri, the window CCGCGCCACGACCTATGCGGACGTTGTCGTGCAGGACCGAGCCCTGGACGACGGCGCCCGGATCGACGAGGACCCCCGGCGAGAGCACCGACCGCGAGACCTGCCCCCGGATCAGACAGCCCGCGCTGACGATCGACTCGCTCGCGATGCCCCCGGCGCTGAACCGCGCCGGGGAGAGCTGACCGGAGTGGGTGTAGACGGGCCACCGGCGGTTGTAGAGGTTGAAGGCCGGGCGTTCGGCGATGAGGTCCATGTGGGCGTCGTAGTACGCGTCGAGCGTCCCGACGTCGCGCCAGTACCCCTGGTCCCGGGTGGTCTCCCCCGGCACGTGGTTCTCGCTGAAGTCGTAGAGCCGCGCCTCGCCGCGCTCGGTGAGCATCGGCAGGATCGACCCGCCCATGTCGTGCACCGAGTGCTCGTCCTCGGCATCCCGCTGGAGCGCCTCCACCAAGGCCTTGGTGGTGAAGATGTAGTTGCCCATCGAGGCGAAGACGCACCCCGGGTCGTCCGGCAGTCCCGGCGGGTCGGCGGGCTTCTCCAGGAAGCCCCGCACCGTCTGGCCGTCGGATCCGGGGGTGATGACACCGAACGACGAGGACTCGGCGCGTGGCACCCGTATCCCGGCCACCGTCACCCCCGCGCCGCTCTCGATGTGCTGGGCGAGCATCTGCCGCGGGTCCATCCGGTAGACGTGGTCCGCGCCGAACACCGCGATGTAGTCGGGCCGTTCGTCGTACACGAGGTTGAGGGACTGCAGGATCGCGTCCGCGCTGCCCAGGTACCAGCGCGGGCCGAGCCGCTGCTGCGCGGGGACCGGCGTGACGTAGTTGCCGAGCAGGCTCGACATCCGCCAGGTCGTCGTCACGTGCCGGTCCAGCGAGTGCGACTTGTACTGCGTCAGGACGCAGATGCGCAGGATGTCCGCGTTGACGAGATTGGAGAGCACGAAGTCCACGAGGCGGTAGGTACCGCCGAAGGTGACCGCGGGTTTCGCGCGGTCCGCGGTGAGGGGCATCAGACGCTTGCCCTCTCCCCCCGCCAGTACGATTCCCAGTACGGAAGGCCCCTCCCCCAGGTCCCGGCTCCACTCGCCCAGGGGGTGTCCCGATCGCCGCATGCCGCCGCCCCTCTACGCCCGCTCGGGCCGCGCCCGGTTTCCGGACAGGGCCCTGTTGCCGAAGTACGCCTCTGAGATGGTTACCCCGCTTTGAGGACTTCCTCGTACAACTGGACGGTCCTTCGCGCCACCGCGTCCCAGCCGAACTCCCGCACCGCGCGCTCCTGTCCGGCCTCGCCCATCCGCCGGGCGGCCGGAGGATCGGCGAGAACCGAGTCGAGGGCGCGCGCCAGAGCGGCCTCGAAGTCCTCGTCGACCGTCACCAGTACGCCCGTCACCCCGTCCTCGACGACCTCGGGGATACCGCCGACCCGGGACGCGACCACGGCCGTTCCGCAGGCCATCGCCTCCAGGTTGACGATGCCGAGCGGCTCGTAGACCGAGGGACAGACGAACACGGCCGCGTGGGTGAGGAGTTGGATGACATCCGGACGCGGCAGCATCTGCGGGATCCAGTGCACTCCCTCACGGACACCGCTCAGCTCCTGGAAGAGATCACGGAACTCCCGGCCGATCTCCGGGGTGTCGGGGGCGCCGGCGCACAGCACCACCTGCACCGCGGGGTCGATGTCCCGCACCGCGCGCAGGAGTTGGGGCACGCCCTTCTGCCGGGTGATGCGGCCGACGAACAGCACGTAGGGGCGGCCCGTGTCGACGCCGACGCGGTCGAGGACGTCCGTGCCGTGATCGGGCCGGTAGAGGGAGGTGTCGATGCCGTTGTGCACGACCCGCACCTTCGCCGGGTCCAGGGCCGGATAGCAGGCCAGGATGTCCTCGCGCATGGCGCCGGAGACGGCGATGACGGCGTCGGCGGACTCGATGGCGGTGCGCTCGGCCCAGCTGGAGAGGGCGTAACCACCGCCCAGTTGCTCCGCCTTCCAGGGGCGCAGCGGCTCCAGGGAGTGGGCGGTCATGACGTGCGGGATGCCGTGCAGCAGCTTGCCGAAGTGACCGGCGAGGTTCGCGTACCAGGTGTGCGAGTGGACGAGTTCGCGGCCTTCGAGGGCGGCCGCGATCGCGAGGTCGACCGAGAAGGTGCGCAGGGCGTCGTTGGCGCCGTCGAGCGAGGACCAGGGCCGGTGGCGCACGACGCCGCTCGCGGCGCCCTCGCCCCAGCAGTGCACGTCCAGTTCCGTGAGGGCCCGCAACTCCCGGGCGAGGAACTCGACATGGACGCCCGCGCCGCCGTACACGTCGGGCGGATACTCCCGGGTCAGCAGTCCCACTCGCACACAGAACCCCCCGTCGTTCCGGTCGGTTTCCCTCATGGTCACCCACAAGGAGCGCCCGCGGAAGACCACGGTCCTCAGGAACGGGACGTTGTTCCCCGGCGGCCGGCGGTCGGGTCCGGCGGGCGGTCGAAGCAGCAGTCGCCGCAGAGACCGCCGCCGGGAAGGCGGTAGTAGAGGCAGCAGCTGCGGCGGCGGAGCGTGCCGGGGGCGAGGGTGCCGGCCAGACCGGGCCCCGCGAGGAGGCCGACGGCCAGGACGCGGGCCCGCTCGGCCACGTCCGGGCGGCCGTGCGTGCGGGCCCAGCGGTCCAACTGCCGCCAGGCGCCCGCCAGGGCCGAGCCCGCGTTTCCTCGCAGCAGGCCCCGCGAGACACGGTACCGGGACCGCAGGGCGGCCTCCAGCGGGTCGAGATGACCCTCCCGCACGACCGTCCCGATCGCGCTCACGGGCAGGGCGCGCACCTCGGACAGCCACAGGTCGTCCGGGGCGCTGCCGTCCGGGTCCCAGCGCAGCAGTTCCGGATCGAGGTCGGGCAACTGCCCGTAGAACGCGGCGGCGCCCAGCGCGACCGACCAGAGACGGGCGGCCAGCGCCTGCTGCGCCACCGACACCGCGATCCGGGGCTCCGGGGCCCGCAGACCCTCCGCGACCTTCCGCACACGGAAAATCATCGGATCTCCGTAAACCTCCCCGGGATGATCGACTTCCGGCGCCGCGTACGCGCGCGCGAGGGTCGGCAGCGGCCCGCGCGGCGGCACGCCGGTGCGTAGTACGAAGAAGCCGCCGAGCGCGTCGAGCGCCGCGAGATCGGGATCGAGGTCCACGAACAGCAGTAGTACCAAGCCCCCTAGGGGATTCCACCGGCGGGGTTCCCCCTCGTGTCGCCCACCCAGGGGAGGACAAGGCGCGTGTCGTACTCCATCGGCAGTAGTACTCATTGCCTGCTCAGGTACGACGACGTGAAGGGCCGAACGAGGGATCGTAGTCACCATGAAGGCCGACCGTTCGCCGCACCGGGCACCGCGCCCACGCCGCACGCCGAGGAGGGACTCATGAGCGCGCTCGCGCTGTCCGTCCTGCTCTCGTTCGTCTCCGCCGTTGCGTACGCGGGCGGCGCGATCGTGCAGGAGCAGGTAGCGCTGACCTCTCCCGACCAGACGTACGCCCCGCTGCGTCGTCCCGGCTGGTGGGCGGCCGTCGCCCTGACCGGCCTCGGCGGCGTACTGCACGTGGTGGCACTCGCCTACGGGCCCCTGAGCCTGGTGCAGCCGCTGGGCGCGCTGACCATCGTGTTCGCCCTGCCCATGGCGGCGGTCTTCGTCGGCCGCCGGGCCGGGGCGACCGCCTGGCGGGGCGCGATCATGGCCACGGTGGGTCTCGCGGTGCTGCTCGCGCTGGTCGGCTCGGCCGACGCGCAGTCCCTGAGCACCACCCAGCGCACCGCGCTGGCCGTGGTGGCCGGCGGCGCGGTGGTGGCGTTCATGGTGGCGGGCCGCGCGGCGCACCGGAACCCGGCCGTGCGCAGCGTGCTGCTCGCGGTGGGGTCCGGCACGGCGTTCAGCATGTCCTCGGTGTTCACCAAGACGGTCGCGGTGGACTGGGCGCACCACGTCTCGCTCGCCGACCTGCCGAGCCTCGCCCTCATCGGCGCCTTCGCGACGGCCGGGATGCTGCTGTCGCAGGCCGCCTACCGCGGCGGCGGCCTCGCCGCGCCGCTGGCCACGCTGACGGTCGTGAACCCCGTCGTCGCCGCGGCCGTCGGCATCACGATGTTCGGTGAGACGTTCCGCTACGGCGAGACGGGCACCGTGCTCGCGCTGGCCTGCGGGATCGTCGCCGCGGGCGGCCTGATCCTCCTCACCACGGAGCAGATCGGCAGCACCGGGCGGCCCGCCGAGGACGCCACGGCCGGGCCGGCCGAGGACACGGGGCCCTGCTCCGGTTCCGGTCCGGACGACGGCACGGCCCGCGCGGTGGCCACGACACCCGGTCCCGTCGAGGAGTTGCTGCTGCTCGCGGTTCTTCCCGACCAGCCCGTCCCTCCGGCCCGCGAGGGCGCCGCCGGGCTCCGTGGGACCGCGATCGCCGCGGGGCACGGCGAGGACGTCCTCGTACCCCGTGTACCGACGTCGGTGACGGCGCCGTCCCCGGACGACGCGTCACCGCGGGACGCGTCCTCCGGCGAACTGGCTTGTTTCGGCCCCCTGTACGCGCCGTACCTACCGACGACGCCACTCTCGGAGCCCCGGCGCACCCGTGTCAGATCCTGACGCCGCCCGCCCGCAGATAGGCCAGCGGGTCGACGTCCGTACCGAAGCCGGGCCCCGTCCGCACCTCGAAGTGCAGATGCGGGCCCGTGCTGTTGCCCGTGGACCCGGAGCGGCCGATCCGCTGCCCCTCTCCCACGCTCTGGCCGTCCTTCACGGAGATCGCCGAGAGATGGCCGTACTGCGTGTAGCGGCCGTCGGCGTGCCGGATGACCACCTGGTAGCCGAACGAGCCTCCCCAGCCGGCGCTGACCACATGGCCCGCGGCGACCGCCTTCACCGAAGTGCCGGTGGGCACCGGGAAGTCGACGCCCGTGTGGTAGCCCTTCGACCAGGACGCGCCGGCGGCGTGGTACTGCGTCCCTGTCGCGGCGTTCACGGGGGCGACCAGCGTGTGCTTCTTGGTGGAGCGCTCCGGGGTTGCCTTGTGCGGGGTCTCTCTGTGCGGGGTGCGCTTGTCCGCCGCGGGCTTCTTCGCGGGCGCGGGCGCGGTCCGGTTGTGTGCGGGCGCCTGCGACGTGCCGCGCAGGTCGAGTCGCTGGCCGGGGAGGATCAGGTCCGGGTCGGAGCCGACGGTCGCGCGGTTCGCGTCGTACAGCCGCTGCCATCCGCCCTCGACGTGCCGGGAGCCCGCGATGCCGGAGAGCGTGTCGCCGTGGACCACGGTGTACATCTCGGCCGTGCCCGCGTGCGACTGGGGCGTGGTCTGCGGCCGCACGTCACGGACCGAACGCTTGACCGTCTGCGGTGAGGTGCTCGCCGTGGCCGTCCGCGAGGAACCGCCGGACGGGTCGACGGCGGGGGTGCCGCCGCCGCGCGTGAGGCCCGCGCGCACCGAGCAGACCGGCCAGGCCCCGGGCCCCTGCCCCTTCAGCACCTTCTCGGCGATGGCGATCTGCTGGTCCTCGGTGGCCTGATCCGCGCGGTGCGCGTACGCCTGGCCGCCGTACGCCTCCCAGGTGGACTGGGTGAACTGCAGTCCCCCGTAGTAGCCGTTGCCGGTGTTGATGCTCCAGTCGCCGCTGGACTCGCAGGCGGCGACCTTGTTCCAGGTGTCCACGTCGGCCGCGTGCGCCACGCCGGTGGCGATGAGCGGGAGAGCCATTCCCGCGCCGCCCGCCGTGACGGTGAGTGAGGCGCGGTTGATCCTGTTCGGCTGATACCGGCGGTGCCGGCCGCGTACGGCCATGTGGGAGCCCCCTCGACATGCGTCAGGAGCGGCAAAAGTAAACGCTGCGAACAGGCCAGGACAAGACGGCAATCGGCCGTGCTGCGACCGGGGGGCCGGCCGGTGGCCGACGGGCCGGGATCGGGCGGCCCGGCGGGCGGCCGAAGGCCCCGGGAGGTCTCCGACGACCGGGGGCCAAGGTCCGGGAGGCGTCCGGTGACGGGGTGGGCCGAAGGCCCGTGGACGCCCTCCTCCGCGAGACCGCCACTCGCGGCAGAGCGGCGTGCGCGGCGTTCGGAAACAGCGGGTGATATCTCTCGTGTGGGGATCTCCCCCGTCTCACCGCGTCGACGGCTGAGGTACCGGGGGGTTGTTCTGCGTACACATCCCCGACGCGTCAGGATGGCCAGAGGCGAAGACGGCCAGAGGCGATACTGACGAGCACGACCGGCACTACCGAATACAGGACCTCTTACAGGACCTTTTAGGAGCCAACCGTATGAGCACTTCAGCCCAGATCGGCGTCACGGGTCTCGCGGTCATGGGGCGCAACCTCGCCCGCAACTTCGCACGCAACGGCTACACGGTCGCCGTGCACAACCGCACCGTGGCCAAGACGAACGCGCTGGTGGAGGAGTTCGGCCACGAGGGCAGCTTCGTGGCCGCGGAGACGGCGAAGGAGTTCGTGGCGGCGCTGGAGCGGCCGCGACGTCTGGTGATCATGGTGAAGGCCGGTGAGCCGACCGACGCGGTGATCCAGGAGTTCGCCCCGCTCCTGGAGCCCGGCGACATGATCATCGACGGCGGGAACGCGCACTTCGCGGACACCCGGCGACGTGAGCGCGAGCTGCGCGGACAGGGCATCCACTTCGTCGGTACCGGCGTCTCCGGCGGCGAGGAGGGCGCGCTGAACGGGCCGAGCATCATGCCCGGCGGCTCACCGGAGTCGTACGAGTCGCTCGGTCCCATGCTGGAGAAGATCTCCGCGAAGGCCGCGGACGGCGCCCCCTGCGTGACGCACGTCGGCCCCGACGGCGCCGGACACTTCGTGAAGATGGTCCACAACGGCATCGAGTACGCCGACATGCAGCTGATCGGCGAGGCCTACCAGCTGCTGCGCGACGTCGCCGGGTACTCCCCCTCGCAGATCGCCGACATCTTCCGCACCTGGAACACCGGCCGGCTCGACTCCTACCTGATCGAGATCACGGCGGAGGTCCTGTCGCACGTGGACGCGGCGACGGGCAAGCCGTTCGTGGACGTGGTCGAGGACCGCGCCGAGCAGAAGGGCACGGGCCGCTGGACCGTGCAGATCGCGCTCGACCTGGGCGTCCCGGTCTCCGGCATCGCGGAGGCGGTCTTCGCGCGCTCGCTGTCCGGCCACGCCGATCTGCGGGCGGCCTCGCGCGGGCTCGCGGGCCCCACGGCGCAGCAGCTCGACGAGGTCGACGCCGCCGCGTTCGCCGACCGGGTCGAACAGGCGCTGTACGCCTCGAAGATCGTGTCGTACACGCAGGGCTTCCACGAGATCACCGCGGGCAGCGACGAGTACGACTGGAACATCGACCTCGGCGCGGTCGCCTCCATCTGGCGCGGCGGCTGCATCATCCGGGCGGCGTTCCTGGACCGCATCCGTGCCGCGTACGACACCCGGCCGGACCTGCCGAGCCTGCTGTCCGACGACACGTTCGCGCAGGAGATCGCGGCGGCCCAGGACGACTGGCGCGAGGTGCTGGTGGCCGCCACCCGCCAGGGTGTGCCGACGCCCGGTTTCTCTGCGGCCCTCGCCTACTACGACGCGCTGCGCGCCGAACGGCTGCCCGCCGCGCTGACCCAGGGACAGCGCGACTTCTTCGGGGCGCACACCTACCGGCGTACGGACCGGGAGGGCTCGTTCCACACGCTGTGGGGTGACGACCGCTCGGAGGTCGAGGCGTAGGCGTCCGCATCACCGAGGCCGTCACACCCCGGGTTCGGGGGTGTGACGGCCTCGTCATGCGGATCGCCGGGTGTCCCCACCCGTGTCCCCACCCGTCGGATCACCGTCCGCCGGGCTGATCACGACAGGGGCGGTCCCGGTTCGGGCTGCGGCACCGGCTCGGGCCCCGGCGGTACCGGCTCGGGTCCCGGTGGCGGCGGAACCGGGGACGGCCGCGGAGCGGGTTCCGGGGTGGGACCGGGACCCGGGTCGGGCGCCGGGTCGGGTGCCGGGTCGGGGAAGGGGTTCGGGTCCGGGAAGGGCTGCGGGCGGCCGGGCCCCGGCCCGGGAGTGGGACCCGGCTTCACCGGTTCGGGATACGGATGCGTCATCGTGTCCTCCAGCCAGTCGGTACGTGCCAGTCGGTACGTACCTGTCGGTACGTCGGCTCTGGACTTGTCCCACGCGTACCCGGCCCCCGCACGCCCACTCACCCCGTCGCGCGAGGGATGCGGGCCGGGCGGTCGGACGCGCGGACGGGCCGGCCCCGTGTCACGGACCGACTGCTTCCACGTTCTACGTGTTCTACGTGTTCTACGTGCGGACCGGCTGCTTCCGCGCGCGGGTCGGCTACCGGAGCGTGCGGGCTGGGCGGGTCCGAGCGCGGGTTGCGAGGCGTGCCGCGGCCGCCCCGGCCGCGAGTCCGGGCCGGGGACTCGACAGGACCGGAACCGAGGTCGTGGTCAGCCCCTGCGCCGGTGCCATGGAGGCCTGGGCGAGGACGATCGCGTCGGCGCCGGTGACCGAGTCCGCGGCCGCCGCGACCGCGGCGGCGAAGCCGTCCCGGTCACCCGCCTCGAAGCGGGCCCACGCGCCGTCGGCGAGCAGGGCACTGACCGTCACGGGCCGGCCGGCGGCGCGGGCCTCGTCCTCGACGAGGGCGAGGGTCGGCGCCAGGGTGCTCTCCAGCGCCGCCACCACGACGACACGCGGACCGGTCGCCACCGCGGCGGCGGCCATCGGGCGGTCCACCCGCAGCACGGGCACACCGGCCTCCGCGCGCTCGGCGATGCCGCCGATGGTCGAGCACGTGCACAGCACGGCGTCGGCCCCGTCCGCGACGGCCCGGCCGAGCGCCGCCCGCACCTCGCCCGCGACCGCGTCCGGGCCCTCGGCACGGGCCCGGGCCAACAGCTCCTCGTCCACCGTGTGGCGCAGTTCCAGGTCCGGATGGTCCTCGTCGCGCAGCGCGTCGAACACCGGAACGTGCACGGGCGAGGTGTGCAGCAGGGCGAGCACACCGCCCGTGGCCGGTACCGGAGTCACCAGCGGCGTCACAGGCACACGCGGCATCAGAAGCGTCCGGGGTGCGCCTTGAGCCACACCACCGCCGCGTCCAGCAGTTCCTGGGCGGCCGCCGGAGCCTCCTCGGGGTGACGTGCCGCCCACTTCACGACGTACGGGCACAGCGGCGCGACCACGATGCCCTCGCGGGCGGCGATGCCGTACAGCTCACGGGCGAGGGAGCCCGCGATGCCCTTTCCCTCGTGCGCGGGTTCCACGAGGGTGTGCACGGGGACGAGGGCGCGTGCGGGGGCTTCGAGGACGAAGTACTCGATGTGGCCCACCACCTCGTCCCCGGCGAGGGCCTCCAGACGGCCGGCCGGCCGGTCGTCGCGGATCTCGATGTCGCTCATGGGTACTCCTCGGGTCCGGGTTCCTCGACCCCTGCCCGCGGGCCCGTCGGTCGGACCGACGGCCTCGGACGCCCCCGGACTTCCTCGGCCGGGGCTCAGGCGGTGACCGCCTGGGGGCTGCGCTCCTGGTCCGAGCCCGGCACCGGCTCGGACGGGTCGGCGCCCAGGCCCACGATGCGGTTGTCGCGGTCCACGTGCACGACCCGCGGCCGCAGTGCCCGCGCCTCGGCGTCGGAGACCTGAGCGTAACTGATGATGATCACCAGATCACCGGGATGCACGAGATGTGCCGCCGCACCGTTGATCCCGACCACACCGGAGCCGCGCTCGCCCTCGATGACGTACGTCTCCAGACGCGCGCCGTTGGTGATGTCGACGATGTGCACGAGCTCACCGGGCAGCAGATCCGCGGCGTCGAGCAGATCGGCGTCGATGGTCACGGACCCGACGTAGTGCAGGTCGGCCTGGGTGACCGTGGCACGGTGGATCTTGGACTTGAACATGGTGCGCTGCATGAAGGCACTCCTGGAACTAGGCTCCCTGCCTGCGTTTTTGCAGGTCAAGGGCGGTTTCTCCACCCTACAACGACTCGAAGGCGCGGGCAGCGTTTCTCTACGCGCAACCGATGGCGGAAGCATCCGGGGGTGCGGGAGGGCGGCACCGGCGGTCGGTCCCACGGCGGCTGAGGCGACCGGCGAGCCGGCGTACCGGTCCGCAGCCCGGACGTGGAACCGGGCGGCCGTCGCCCGGCCCGGTGCGGCAGTGCTTCGTCTCCGCGCCCGGCGCCGTCGGTTCGGGTCCGCGTGTCCGGGTGCCCCCGGTGGTACGGATGAAGTCGACAGGTTCACCGCCTTACCAGGAGGCCTCATGTCCGAGCCGTCCGTCCTCGCCGCGCTGTTGTCCGGGTTGCGGGGTGGGTCGATCGAGATCGTCGACCTCACCTCCCCGCTGTCGTCGTCCACGCCGGTGATCCAACTGCCGCCCGAGTTCGGTCAGACGGCGGGGTTCGAGCTCCAGGAGATCAGCAGGTACGACGACCGGGGCCCGGCCTGGTACTGGAACAACTTCCGCAGTGGTGAGCACACCGGCACACACTTCGACGCGCCGAACCACTGGGTCACCGGGAGGGAACTCGCCGACGTGGCGTCGGTGCCGGTCCGTCGGCTGATCGCGCCGGCGGCCGTGCTGGACTTCACCGCCGAAGCGGAGCGGGACCCCGGCTTCCTCGTCGAGGTGGAGCATGTGAAGGCCTGGGAGGCCGATAACGGGCCGCTGCCCGACGGCGGTTGGCTGTTGCTGCGCACCGGCTGGGACGCCCGGTCGCAGTCGCAGGAAGCCTTCCTCAACGCGGACGAGAACGGCCCGCACACCCCGGGCCTGTCCCCGGAATGCGCGCGGTGGGTCGCGCAGGAGTCGCCGGTGATCGGTCTCGGCGTCGAGACGGTGGGCACCGACGCGGGACGCGCCCACGGCTTCGACCCGGCCTTCCCGTGCCACTCCTACCTCATGGGCAGCGACAAGTACGGCCTGACCCAGTTGCGGAACCTGGCCGCACTGCCGGCCACCGGATCCGTCGTCGTCGCGGGACCGCTGCCCATCGTGACGGGGTCCGGTGCGCCGGCGCGGGTCCTCGCCCTGGTCGAGCGCTCATGAAGGTCGCGGAAGCCGTCGGACGCGCCCTGACGGCGGCCGGGGTCGGCCATGTCTTCGGCGTGGTCGGATCGGGCAACTTCCACCTGACCAACGCCATGGTGGCGGCCGGCTCCCGGTTCGTCGCCGCACGCCACGAGGGCGGCGCGGCGACGATGGCCGACGCCTACGCGAGGATGAGCGGCACCGTGGCCGCGCTGACCGTGCATCAGGGATGCGGCCTGACGAACGCGGTCACGGGGATCGCCGAGGCGGCGAAGAGCCGTACGCCACTGATCGTGCTGGCGGCCGAGGTGACCGAGCCGACGTCCAACTTCCACGTCGACCAGGACGCGTTGGCGCATGCCGTGGGCGCGGTCACGGCGCGGATCACCTCGGCCCGGGACGCGGCCGGGCAGGCCGGCGACGCGGTGCGCCGAGCCCTGCACGAACGACGCACCGTCCTGCTCAACGTCCCCTTGCCGGTGCAGCTCCTGGACGTGCCCGAGGGTCCCCCGCCCGTGACCGCGCCGCCGATCGCCCCGGCCGCCGTCGAGCCGTCCGCCGCCGACGTGACGGCTCTGACCCGGGCGCTCGAAGGAGCCCGCCGGCCGGTCTTCGTCGCGGGCCGGGGAGCGCGCCCGCCCGGCTGCCGCGACGCCCTCGCGGCGCTCGCCGAGCGCTACGGCGCGCTGCTCGCGACGTCGGCCGTCGCGCGCGGCCTCTTCCACGGCGACCCGTGGTCCCTCGACGTGTCCGGAGGATTCTCCTCGCCCCTGGCGGCCGAGCTGATCCAGGGAGCGGACGTCATCGTGGGCTGGGGCTGCGCGCTGAACATGTGGACGACGCGGCACGGCCGGCTGATCGGTCCCCGGACCACGGTCGTGCAGGTCGACGACGACGCGTCGGCGCTGGGGGTGCACCGGGACGTGAGTCTCGGCGTCACCGGTGACGTGGAACTCACCGCGCGACGCGCGCTGGAGACGGCGGGCGCGCCCCGGCGGGGCTACCGGACCGCCGACCTCGCCGCGGCCGTCGCCGCCCGCGTGCGCTGGCGCGACGTGCCGTACGAGGACACCGGTGGCCGCGAGCGGATCGACCCGCGGACCCTCAGCATCGCGCTCGACGACATCCTGCCCGACGAGCGTGTCGTCGGCGTCGACTCCGGCAACTTCATGGGCTACCCGAGCATGTACCTGTCGGTTCCGGACCATTACGGCTTCTGCTTCACGCAGGCGTTCCAGTCCGTCGGTCTCGGCCTGGCGACCACGATCGGCGCGGCGCTGGCGCGGCCCGACCGGCTTCCCGTGGCCGCGCTGGGCGACGGGGGCGCGCTGATGGGCGCGGCCGAGTTCGACACGGTGCGCCGGCTCGGGCTGCCGATGGTGGTCGTCGTCTACAACGACGACGCCTACGGGGCGGAGGTGCACCACTTCGGACC includes:
- a CDS encoding thiamine pyrophosphate-binding protein, producing MKVAEAVGRALTAAGVGHVFGVVGSGNFHLTNAMVAAGSRFVAARHEGGAATMADAYARMSGTVAALTVHQGCGLTNAVTGIAEAAKSRTPLIVLAAEVTEPTSNFHVDQDALAHAVGAVTARITSARDAAGQAGDAVRRALHERRTVLLNVPLPVQLLDVPEGPPPVTAPPIAPAAVEPSAADVTALTRALEGARRPVFVAGRGARPPGCRDALAALAERYGALLATSAVARGLFHGDPWSLDVSGGFSSPLAAELIQGADVIVGWGCALNMWTTRHGRLIGPRTTVVQVDDDASALGVHRDVSLGVTGDVELTARRALETAGAPRRGYRTADLAAAVAARVRWRDVPYEDTGGRERIDPRTLSIALDDILPDERVVGVDSGNFMGYPSMYLSVPDHYGFCFTQAFQSVGLGLATTIGAALARPDRLPVAALGDGGALMGAAEFDTVRRLGLPMVVVVYNDDAYGAEVHHFGPAGHPLDTVEFPPTDIAAVARGHGFEAVTVRTPADLKAVEDWVAGPRSAPLLVDAKVVRDRGAWWLEEAFRGH